The Amaranthus tricolor cultivar Red isolate AtriRed21 chromosome 6, ASM2621246v1, whole genome shotgun sequence genome has a segment encoding these proteins:
- the LOC130816149 gene encoding proline-rich receptor-like protein kinase PERK1 isoform X2 has protein sequence MASTPPVVVSPLSPLTPSAPSPPQPNGASPSPPSSDPSPPAGSAPLVSPPSPPAPSPSPPTPSPSPPPLTPSPSPPPTTPNPSPPPPTSPLPVPPTSSPPPPVPSPSPSPPSPSPAPPLPPPTPSPPTPSSSPSPPTQSPSPSPPPSPSPPPQSPPLTPSPSPPPLSPSPPPPSPSPAAPALAPKAPPPSPTPSPPSPPPPSPSPPPPNPPPSASPPSKPPSPASSPPISPPPPLSPPPSPLEPQTPPLSPPSVSGPPPPELNPSRSPPSLHENVPPSGSSSSIPTGLVVGVVIGGVAVLAVFILLWLLFARRKKRKDPYEAEGYYLPGGSAQSGQQGNPSSAEHFSTPKPYPPPVAAVPSRTNSSTPPQPLSTNGSGGFWSNSSGTENSIPPSQGIVIGNSSSSFTYEELSVATDGFSSNNLLGQGGFGYVHKGILPNGKVVAVKSLKAGSGQGDREFQAEVETISRVHHKHLVSLVGYSINGPQKLLVYEFLPNKTMEFHLHGKGQPVMDWPTRLKIAVGAAKGLAYLHEDCHPKIIHRDIKAANILLDFKFETKVADFGLAKFTSDAETHVSTRVMGTFGYLAPEYANTGKLTEKSDVFSYGVMLLELITGRRPVDYSPNSQMEDSLVDWARPLLSKAVQDGNFDPLVDPRLENNYDYVEIGAMITCAASCVRHSARRRPRMSQVVRALEGNLSLSDLNDGVKPGFSSAHGSTDLDSGTEKEEAKKFRKLVFLSEDYASSDFGRTRSQFNDGLSSSEMQRQT, from the exons ATGGCAAGTACACCACCGGTTGTTGTTTCTCCGCTGTCACCACTAACACCTTCTGCTCCAAGTCCACCACAACCTAATGGTGCAAGTCCATCACCACCTTCCTCTGATCCCTCACCTCCTGCCGGTTCTGCGCCACTAGTATCTCCCCCTTCTCCTCCAGCTCCAAGCCCTTCTCCTCCAACTCCGAGTCCATCACCACCTCCTCTAACTCCGagtccatcaccacctccaacAACACCAAACCCTTCACCACCTCCCCCTACAAGTCCATTGCCGGTTCCTCCAACCTCCTCACCACCTCCACCAGTTCCAAGTCCATCGCCTTCTCCTCCATCTCCAAGCCCGGCACCACCTCTTCCACCTCCAACCCCATCACCACCTACCCCATCTTCAAGCCCGTCACCACCTACTCAATCTCCAagtccatcaccacctccaagTCCTTCTCCTCCACCTCAGAGTCCTCCATTGACTCCAAGTCCTTCCCCCCCACCTCTTAGCCCTTCCCCTCCACCTCCAAGCCCGTCACCTGCAGCACCAGCACTAGCTCCTAAAGCTCCCCCTCCAAGTCCTACACCATCCCCTCCATCTCCTCCTCCACCAAGTCCATCCCCTCCCCCTCCTAATCCTCCTCCATCTGCAAGCCCTCCTTCTAAGCCTCCAAGTCCTGCCTCTTCTCCTCCCATTAGTCCACCACCCCCTCTAAGCCCGCCTCCTTCACCACTAGAGCCACAAACTCCTCCATTGTCCCCACCAAGTGTATCTGGGCCTCCACCTCCTGAGTTGAACCCGAGTAGGTCTCCCCCATCCTTACATGAAAATGTTCCTCCTTCAGGTTCGTCATCTAGTATACCAACTGGTCTTGTCGTGGGAGTTGTAATTGGAGGTGTAGCTGTACTGGCTGTATTTATCCTTCTATGGTTATTATTTGCTAGGAGGAAGAAAAGGAAGGATCCATATGAAGCAGAGGGATACTATTTGCCTGGAG GATCAGCACAATCTGGGCAACAGGGTAATCCTTCGTCAGCTGAACATTTTTCTACTCCTAAGCCATATCCTCCACCTGTGGCAGCCGTACCATCCAGGACGAATTCTTCAACACCTCCCCAACCTCTGTCTACAAATGGCAGTGGGGGTTTCTGGTCAAATAGTTCAGGGACTGAGAACTCAATTCCACCTTCGCAAGGAATTGTTATAGGAAATTCATCAAGTTCCTTCACGTATGAAGAGCTTTCTGTTGCTACGGATGGCTTCTCAAGTAACAATCTCCTTGGCCAAGGTGGTTTTGGGTATGTTCATAAAGGGATCCTTCCAAATGGAAAAGTAGTAGCTGTCAAGTCACTCAAGGCTGGTAGTGGGCAGGGAGATCGCGAATTTCAGGCAGAAGTGGAGACTATTAGCAGAGTGCACCACAAACATCTTGTGTCATTGGTTGGATACAGCATCAACGGCCCACAAAAATTGCTTGTTTATGAGTTTCTTCCAAACAAAACCATGGAGTTCCATTTACATG GGAAGGGACAACCTGTGATGGATTGGCCTACCAGGCTGAAGATTGCTGTTGGTGCTGCAAAAGGACTGGCATATTTGCATGAAGACT GTCATCCTAAAATTATTCACCGAGATATTAAAGCAGCTAATATACTTCTGGATTTCAAGTTTGAGACCAAA GTTGCTGATTTTGGACTCGCAAAATTTACTTCTGATGCTGAAACTCATGTATCTACCCGAGTTATGGGAACTTTTGG GTACTTGGCTCCAGAGTATGCTAATACAGGAAAGCTTACTGAGAAGAGTGATGTTTTCTCTTATGGTGTTATGCTTTTAGAGTTAATTACTGGACGACGACCAGTTGACTACTCGCCAAACTCCCAGATGGAAGATAGTTTGGTGGACTGG GCTAGACCTTTGCTTTCAAAAGCTGTGCAAGATGGGAATTTTGATCCTTTAGTTGATCCACGGTTGGAAAACAATTATGACTATGTAGAAATAGGAGCCATGATTACTTGTGCTGCTTCTTGTGTGCGGCATTCTGCCAGACGCAGACCGCGAATGAGTCAG GTAGTTCGGGCCCTAGAAGGAAACCTTTCACTGTCAGACCTTAACGATGGTGTCAAGCCCGGATTTAGCTCAGCCCATGGTTCTACTGACTTGGATAGTGGTACAGAAAAGGAAGAAGCAAAGAAATTCAGGAAGTTGGTGTTTTTAAGTGAAGATTATGCAAGCAGCGATTTTGGAAGGACACGTAGTCAGTTTAACGATGGATTATCGAGTAGCGAAATGCAACGCCAAACTTAA
- the LOC130816149 gene encoding proline-rich receptor-like protein kinase PERK1 isoform X3, whose protein sequence is MASTPPVVVSPLSPLTPSAPSPPQPNGASPSPPSSDPSPPAGSAPLVSPPSPPAPSPSPPTPSPSPPPLTPSPSPPPTTPNPSPPPPTSPLPVPPTSSPPPPVPSPSPSPPSPSPAPPLPPPTPSPPTPSSSPSPPTQSPSPSPPPSPSPPPQSPPLTPSPSPPPLSPSPPPPSPSPAAPALAPKAPPPSPTPSPPSPPPPSPSPPPPNPPPSASPPSKPPSPASSPPISPPPPLSPPPSPLEPQTPPLSPPSVSGPPPPELNPSRSPPSLHENVPPSGSSSSIPTGLVVGVVIGGVAVLAVFILLWLLFARRKKRKDPYEAEGYYLPGAQSGQQGNPSSAEHFSTPKPYPPPVAAVPSRTNSSTPPQPLSTNGSGGFWSNSSGTENSIPPSQGIVIGNSSSSFTYEELSVATDGFSSNNLLGQGGFGYVHKGILPNGKVVAVKSLKAGSGQGDREFQAEVETISRVHHKHLVSLVGYSINGPQKLLVYEFLPNKTMEFHLHGKGQPVMDWPTRLKIAVGAAKGLAYLHEDCHPKIIHRDIKAANILLDFKFETKVADFGLAKFTSDAETHVSTRVMGTFGYLAPEYANTGKLTEKSDVFSYGVMLLELITGRRPVDYSPNSQMEDSLVDWARPLLSKAVQDGNFDPLVDPRLENNYDYVEIGAMITCAASCVRHSARRRPRMSQVVRALEGNLSLSDLNDGVKPGFSSAHGSTDLDSGTEKEEAKKFRKLVFLSEDYASSDFGRTRSQFNDGLSSSEMQRQT, encoded by the exons ATGGCAAGTACACCACCGGTTGTTGTTTCTCCGCTGTCACCACTAACACCTTCTGCTCCAAGTCCACCACAACCTAATGGTGCAAGTCCATCACCACCTTCCTCTGATCCCTCACCTCCTGCCGGTTCTGCGCCACTAGTATCTCCCCCTTCTCCTCCAGCTCCAAGCCCTTCTCCTCCAACTCCGAGTCCATCACCACCTCCTCTAACTCCGagtccatcaccacctccaacAACACCAAACCCTTCACCACCTCCCCCTACAAGTCCATTGCCGGTTCCTCCAACCTCCTCACCACCTCCACCAGTTCCAAGTCCATCGCCTTCTCCTCCATCTCCAAGCCCGGCACCACCTCTTCCACCTCCAACCCCATCACCACCTACCCCATCTTCAAGCCCGTCACCACCTACTCAATCTCCAagtccatcaccacctccaagTCCTTCTCCTCCACCTCAGAGTCCTCCATTGACTCCAAGTCCTTCCCCCCCACCTCTTAGCCCTTCCCCTCCACCTCCAAGCCCGTCACCTGCAGCACCAGCACTAGCTCCTAAAGCTCCCCCTCCAAGTCCTACACCATCCCCTCCATCTCCTCCTCCACCAAGTCCATCCCCTCCCCCTCCTAATCCTCCTCCATCTGCAAGCCCTCCTTCTAAGCCTCCAAGTCCTGCCTCTTCTCCTCCCATTAGTCCACCACCCCCTCTAAGCCCGCCTCCTTCACCACTAGAGCCACAAACTCCTCCATTGTCCCCACCAAGTGTATCTGGGCCTCCACCTCCTGAGTTGAACCCGAGTAGGTCTCCCCCATCCTTACATGAAAATGTTCCTCCTTCAGGTTCGTCATCTAGTATACCAACTGGTCTTGTCGTGGGAGTTGTAATTGGAGGTGTAGCTGTACTGGCTGTATTTATCCTTCTATGGTTATTATTTGCTAGGAGGAAGAAAAGGAAGGATCCATATGAAGCAGAGGGATACTATTTGCCTGGAG CACAATCTGGGCAACAGGGTAATCCTTCGTCAGCTGAACATTTTTCTACTCCTAAGCCATATCCTCCACCTGTGGCAGCCGTACCATCCAGGACGAATTCTTCAACACCTCCCCAACCTCTGTCTACAAATGGCAGTGGGGGTTTCTGGTCAAATAGTTCAGGGACTGAGAACTCAATTCCACCTTCGCAAGGAATTGTTATAGGAAATTCATCAAGTTCCTTCACGTATGAAGAGCTTTCTGTTGCTACGGATGGCTTCTCAAGTAACAATCTCCTTGGCCAAGGTGGTTTTGGGTATGTTCATAAAGGGATCCTTCCAAATGGAAAAGTAGTAGCTGTCAAGTCACTCAAGGCTGGTAGTGGGCAGGGAGATCGCGAATTTCAGGCAGAAGTGGAGACTATTAGCAGAGTGCACCACAAACATCTTGTGTCATTGGTTGGATACAGCATCAACGGCCCACAAAAATTGCTTGTTTATGAGTTTCTTCCAAACAAAACCATGGAGTTCCATTTACATG GGAAGGGACAACCTGTGATGGATTGGCCTACCAGGCTGAAGATTGCTGTTGGTGCTGCAAAAGGACTGGCATATTTGCATGAAGACT GTCATCCTAAAATTATTCACCGAGATATTAAAGCAGCTAATATACTTCTGGATTTCAAGTTTGAGACCAAA GTTGCTGATTTTGGACTCGCAAAATTTACTTCTGATGCTGAAACTCATGTATCTACCCGAGTTATGGGAACTTTTGG GTACTTGGCTCCAGAGTATGCTAATACAGGAAAGCTTACTGAGAAGAGTGATGTTTTCTCTTATGGTGTTATGCTTTTAGAGTTAATTACTGGACGACGACCAGTTGACTACTCGCCAAACTCCCAGATGGAAGATAGTTTGGTGGACTGG GCTAGACCTTTGCTTTCAAAAGCTGTGCAAGATGGGAATTTTGATCCTTTAGTTGATCCACGGTTGGAAAACAATTATGACTATGTAGAAATAGGAGCCATGATTACTTGTGCTGCTTCTTGTGTGCGGCATTCTGCCAGACGCAGACCGCGAATGAGTCAG GTAGTTCGGGCCCTAGAAGGAAACCTTTCACTGTCAGACCTTAACGATGGTGTCAAGCCCGGATTTAGCTCAGCCCATGGTTCTACTGACTTGGATAGTGGTACAGAAAAGGAAGAAGCAAAGAAATTCAGGAAGTTGGTGTTTTTAAGTGAAGATTATGCAAGCAGCGATTTTGGAAGGACACGTAGTCAGTTTAACGATGGATTATCGAGTAGCGAAATGCAACGCCAAACTTAA
- the LOC130816149 gene encoding proline-rich receptor-like protein kinase PERK1 isoform X1 has product MASTPPVVVSPLSPLTPSAPSPPQPNGASPSPPSSDPSPPAGSAPLVSPPSPPAPSPSPPTPSPSPPPLTPSPSPPPTTPNPSPPPPTSPLPVPPTSSPPPPVPSPSPSPPSPSPAPPLPPPTPSPPTPSSSPSPPTQSPSPSPPPSPSPPPQSPPLTPSPSPPPLSPSPPPPSPSPAAPALAPKAPPPSPTPSPPSPPPPSPSPPPPNPPPSASPPSKPPSPASSPPISPPPPLSPPPSPLEPQTPPLSPPSVSGPPPPELNPSRSPPSLHENVPPSGSSSSIPTGLVVGVVIGGVAVLAVFILLWLLFARRKKRKDPYEAEGYYLPGDGFYQGSAQSGQQGNPSSAEHFSTPKPYPPPVAAVPSRTNSSTPPQPLSTNGSGGFWSNSSGTENSIPPSQGIVIGNSSSSFTYEELSVATDGFSSNNLLGQGGFGYVHKGILPNGKVVAVKSLKAGSGQGDREFQAEVETISRVHHKHLVSLVGYSINGPQKLLVYEFLPNKTMEFHLHGKGQPVMDWPTRLKIAVGAAKGLAYLHEDCHPKIIHRDIKAANILLDFKFETKVADFGLAKFTSDAETHVSTRVMGTFGYLAPEYANTGKLTEKSDVFSYGVMLLELITGRRPVDYSPNSQMEDSLVDWARPLLSKAVQDGNFDPLVDPRLENNYDYVEIGAMITCAASCVRHSARRRPRMSQVVRALEGNLSLSDLNDGVKPGFSSAHGSTDLDSGTEKEEAKKFRKLVFLSEDYASSDFGRTRSQFNDGLSSSEMQRQT; this is encoded by the exons ATGGCAAGTACACCACCGGTTGTTGTTTCTCCGCTGTCACCACTAACACCTTCTGCTCCAAGTCCACCACAACCTAATGGTGCAAGTCCATCACCACCTTCCTCTGATCCCTCACCTCCTGCCGGTTCTGCGCCACTAGTATCTCCCCCTTCTCCTCCAGCTCCAAGCCCTTCTCCTCCAACTCCGAGTCCATCACCACCTCCTCTAACTCCGagtccatcaccacctccaacAACACCAAACCCTTCACCACCTCCCCCTACAAGTCCATTGCCGGTTCCTCCAACCTCCTCACCACCTCCACCAGTTCCAAGTCCATCGCCTTCTCCTCCATCTCCAAGCCCGGCACCACCTCTTCCACCTCCAACCCCATCACCACCTACCCCATCTTCAAGCCCGTCACCACCTACTCAATCTCCAagtccatcaccacctccaagTCCTTCTCCTCCACCTCAGAGTCCTCCATTGACTCCAAGTCCTTCCCCCCCACCTCTTAGCCCTTCCCCTCCACCTCCAAGCCCGTCACCTGCAGCACCAGCACTAGCTCCTAAAGCTCCCCCTCCAAGTCCTACACCATCCCCTCCATCTCCTCCTCCACCAAGTCCATCCCCTCCCCCTCCTAATCCTCCTCCATCTGCAAGCCCTCCTTCTAAGCCTCCAAGTCCTGCCTCTTCTCCTCCCATTAGTCCACCACCCCCTCTAAGCCCGCCTCCTTCACCACTAGAGCCACAAACTCCTCCATTGTCCCCACCAAGTGTATCTGGGCCTCCACCTCCTGAGTTGAACCCGAGTAGGTCTCCCCCATCCTTACATGAAAATGTTCCTCCTTCAGGTTCGTCATCTAGTATACCAACTGGTCTTGTCGTGGGAGTTGTAATTGGAGGTGTAGCTGTACTGGCTGTATTTATCCTTCTATGGTTATTATTTGCTAGGAGGAAGAAAAGGAAGGATCCATATGAAGCAGAGGGATACTATTTGCCTGGA GATGGGTTTTATCAAGGATCAGCACAATCTGGGCAACAGGGTAATCCTTCGTCAGCTGAACATTTTTCTACTCCTAAGCCATATCCTCCACCTGTGGCAGCCGTACCATCCAGGACGAATTCTTCAACACCTCCCCAACCTCTGTCTACAAATGGCAGTGGGGGTTTCTGGTCAAATAGTTCAGGGACTGAGAACTCAATTCCACCTTCGCAAGGAATTGTTATAGGAAATTCATCAAGTTCCTTCACGTATGAAGAGCTTTCTGTTGCTACGGATGGCTTCTCAAGTAACAATCTCCTTGGCCAAGGTGGTTTTGGGTATGTTCATAAAGGGATCCTTCCAAATGGAAAAGTAGTAGCTGTCAAGTCACTCAAGGCTGGTAGTGGGCAGGGAGATCGCGAATTTCAGGCAGAAGTGGAGACTATTAGCAGAGTGCACCACAAACATCTTGTGTCATTGGTTGGATACAGCATCAACGGCCCACAAAAATTGCTTGTTTATGAGTTTCTTCCAAACAAAACCATGGAGTTCCATTTACATG GGAAGGGACAACCTGTGATGGATTGGCCTACCAGGCTGAAGATTGCTGTTGGTGCTGCAAAAGGACTGGCATATTTGCATGAAGACT GTCATCCTAAAATTATTCACCGAGATATTAAAGCAGCTAATATACTTCTGGATTTCAAGTTTGAGACCAAA GTTGCTGATTTTGGACTCGCAAAATTTACTTCTGATGCTGAAACTCATGTATCTACCCGAGTTATGGGAACTTTTGG GTACTTGGCTCCAGAGTATGCTAATACAGGAAAGCTTACTGAGAAGAGTGATGTTTTCTCTTATGGTGTTATGCTTTTAGAGTTAATTACTGGACGACGACCAGTTGACTACTCGCCAAACTCCCAGATGGAAGATAGTTTGGTGGACTGG GCTAGACCTTTGCTTTCAAAAGCTGTGCAAGATGGGAATTTTGATCCTTTAGTTGATCCACGGTTGGAAAACAATTATGACTATGTAGAAATAGGAGCCATGATTACTTGTGCTGCTTCTTGTGTGCGGCATTCTGCCAGACGCAGACCGCGAATGAGTCAG GTAGTTCGGGCCCTAGAAGGAAACCTTTCACTGTCAGACCTTAACGATGGTGTCAAGCCCGGATTTAGCTCAGCCCATGGTTCTACTGACTTGGATAGTGGTACAGAAAAGGAAGAAGCAAAGAAATTCAGGAAGTTGGTGTTTTTAAGTGAAGATTATGCAAGCAGCGATTTTGGAAGGACACGTAGTCAGTTTAACGATGGATTATCGAGTAGCGAAATGCAACGCCAAACTTAA